One segment of Thunnus thynnus chromosome 19, fThuThy2.1, whole genome shotgun sequence DNA contains the following:
- the macir gene encoding macrophage immunometabolism regulator, producing the protein MSVKMEMEISGMSRAHVSILPAADIKATLKAEAERPRCASTPCSPIRGTVAGYQILHMDSNYLVGFTTGEELLKLAHKWSESTPEKSLLSEAVPSSIQTTVPKSVDLGIHRSSRISKAKSRYYQPYDIPSANGRRRRRMPSSSDTFLRSLAHGEPGRGLHAPLPLCLLKGKRTQSKSLDYLNLDKISIKESSDTEVLQYQLQHLTLRGERMFTRNKT; encoded by the coding sequence ATGTCTGTAAAGATGGAAATGGAAATCAGTGGAATGTCAAGGGCACATGTCTCCATTCTACCTGCAGCTGACATCAAAGCCACATTGAAAGCAGAAGCAGAAAGACCTCGCTGTGCCAGCACCCCCTGTTCACCCATCAGAGGTACTGTTGCAGGATACCAGATTCTCCACATGGACTCAAACTATCTGGTAGGCTTCACTACTGGTGAGGAGCTGCTCAAACTGGCCCACAAATGGTCAGAAAGCACTCCAGAGAAGAGTTTGTTATCAGAGGCTGTGCCTAGCTCCATCCAGACCACTGTCCCAAAGTCTGTGGACTTGGGCATCCACCGCTCTTCACGGATCTCCAAAGCCAAAAGTCGCTACTACCAACCATACGACATTCCTTCTGCCAACGGGCGGAGACGGAGGCGTATGCCCAGCTCGAGTGACACCTTCCTCAGGTCCCTGGCCCATGGGGAGCCTGGGAGGGGTCTGCATGCTCCACTACCCCTCTGTCTACTTAAAGGGAAGAGGACCCAGTCCAAGTCTCTGGACTACCTTAATCTGGACAAAATAAGTATCAAAGAGTCATCAGACACTGAGGTGTTACAGTACCAACTGCAGCACCTCACCCTGCGAGGGGAGCGCATGTTCACCAGAAACAAGACATAA